Proteins from one Xiphophorus hellerii strain 12219 chromosome 8, Xiphophorus_hellerii-4.1, whole genome shotgun sequence genomic window:
- the cplane1 gene encoding ciliogenesis and planar polarity effector 1 isoform X2: protein MELKLEVVLSSSIKRKKPWPRFCWLGQEKESVFLLDDKRISEINMMSGRTKKKMPKLHPLLSSVVKMTSSHNGMWLCGLLVSGELFLWNRDKDLLKTATAVPEVVQIINSAQGNSLKLCLQVSCDGMRVLLAVITGQVFLWECTEGRDFPGMRDGAVKGRWAHLLPLEETILPSSNDKEASQHIIFVKTEIMADICLSAFVFTSGKQLVVTILKIQWSQGHMSVGSVGYSVQWASKTYPMSHLCPSCQSVKSRGALVPAFSPDGRLLAIVLNQRKPKDTQVLFVSTQNFVSISSDLGGCGSKKLDIPSKYVRSYWVSSVSWSAEGLFFACVLKRGSLLVLARLGGLLTLTSSGCNVDFGPAHFLPLHPLVTYRPPLPAENREASLSSSTLSVRDLLRQRFSVTWHPRLPYLIVSDGYMATVMKVQDKLSPALFLKALLKETYADLEKTSCKLEKSQVHVKVWLESVSWFNSESSLEEVSAAATCQPKASDSTNSAATDPTRLPLFLQDQQTLGGTKELLENMQDLFEEDSDLEGLTAGSHGQEGGRLEFASMFDTLHAVDTHSEFGVDSNYKRQPAKKNRLCSELGKIQRKLLTAWAFAMSVGDSVEHRVALLKHTLCCVVWFAALLHLVPPKEKNSPVFGRLLHLIKALLSFLSWDGSSSGGQHCLGLMVEFSERIVRLLLTPQPDVRLTGHSLVSSQSLSRIMQILRLISDSLDQTYILEQKTFWSSEEEFLSSQLHLRCSDVHHVPLLQNVNADPSAFEHQALPVPQRPSSRLLGVWQLVYDVAQRYAEELKRFKDCDGLEEEEQKLSVITSQIQTALQATGENLEEGRSLLSYQGEHLFLCGLYSQSTQMLRLQICQEASKGGNRSVFQETRLCLALLYSLLSQYQLREAQEFGDHMAQLILLRAGNRTDNFTCISDPLPCPWLPIDLPSDAACAVIQALGRFMAAYFTNQPLFILPAHNVAILPPLHLPLASSIGRLVSLFQEEVAKAVRQQHLSEVWTVDYAQDLLLLGGLLPEAVWLASHLGDWKTAVTLSLAYTTYCAKHFDFNQIRRRDFLLPEELQPESIFQSELRDLLGSKTNLREWTDKDGNDSFTDPMEGEDWEVLQASVHEILKASAMAGVNVMSFPLSTLLDKVKDMCLLMPTLVPYEVYLPSPPLYCPQPSPNTQDQMCETGPFAELVCRHKVSGVLQRLLLLLRSAHCCRPAAQWYISCLRRARHILHKIKKKYSYPSASQEEKTFPEGLMKLISRSGFFRRDSNKDLDPDTIQTIICFRELCALCWMLHVRDQLSLHCRKYQAARQRDGEEAIPEDSPGNSANVTALHWACRLLPFSHFLSEEEVLQDIILSLLSELPPVSLVADTLVRAFPQEEESVRVSLREKYKLLLQRLGQCNLLGEGGEDGEELMMIFIQDRKRHRRKHLARLQRHLAPPVLHLWEKVEEQEDRGGRTDTATSGQLSLGTTVGTSTVTEFNQPVCSDADTAVNTSERISTKQHRAAVSSKKDRQKMTSKTDSVLKENTNISGEREKEQLSLPAVGSWEFELEDEEYLNFLELFLGYVLEKDAAGGMDCGDEIPLLKGFCSQLREKELHSLTFDVVSSIHRRQRGGHLLERKHLGKPPSVFRAGCCYKPMKQDVMLEPQTSSVWSETPVFRSSLSVERRTEKQKGLFGHWQQNVSSARLKEASVGSETSFVQNALLTENPSPGFSSSVEVVTDLQQGLDPELEARFPELGRLLEWMVRWADRRILLGHHGNKKKDMADEQNDGVVIRVKTTAPAILTSLSLLEHRYAAQPQTEYYTSHSQVPEMQWAFPPVLLSGVERKTERESSIDTGYPGSTNTPITGPDHNRQRGEATPSVSDEQKELMFPADEVQLSFDSRQREPHSPQQTFDDLDVTPEREDRSGNSKSVEVLLSDSIQDTSKDVCSPEMSLKLEDLDYSVSGSSSQYPPVNSEPAPSAIHPKPPPPAESSDLGGVLLPNPAADQPQISTAGAPPADFTTSTLPLITSTMRQRLGEDLFRLVQHINYMSLNEVLGATFSSFQMAQQNSLQLNMNLSSATRINPEPNAFPVQTSSTAVPQTQTCVPKPESNEPQLNPIGSYHFAAQPVVQGTGLGLHHINQSQHTRTNSEMQPLSVQAESPQTQQTGKRRLIPSSDGLLATTERSHAVQHQPYDSSVHTDSAAQMSGLKLLKLHHFAMAEYSARHYAAQHAQAPHRANLKSNQPKATHYDQSTWKKKGGEQRNGFSVQTKHLLFNPAHDPTLRSSHSLMGPTGQFFGQAFPLHPAAFPTQKPAPMQGLRLLQLRDTPPSSFNFPKLITAIPAVISTPMTEVPIIKLLHIESGPKMVAPQNIPSKQKVRLTMELTATKKLRQDQLQIPRPDHSDEGIRNLTSTPCLSSAKRQKRREEKRMNIEVSFRPNDSIIPTKEAAQVLESEDATVAEEIKPAQDVTGSSDHLLTGQRLLDKVFSTSAELHAFASTRKRPPECHDAFTNTDPAATPTVENKSISVQTSTMTSSPKMQSPCNFPEAPVQVENQQKSEMCLDLGGRQFISVLDLEDVRQSEDLLPCPDSEAADISSSPTSAQLHVLATSVISSAAEAEAQFSVPVTNNLQEPRTTAEVLEVSPSFSSSQPARVAERIILQDDALEDSSASEICRVIKAQSLVPDRAPSAPATAWFSSRLSDMDSQLAALQNIADNLEKDFSNSRMLVNTIEKLSLDRESDPKATMGVKKSVRLSVPLKAPDPDSLRALKKCDEIKEQEEELVLHDDSGNSAIKPSRHYSTSPFSQSSGPSYLQAPGKKEHFHETYDISNEGADGTLSQTGLSDTMEILDDLVKEGYLSPSDWDLDRSQTSHQNRRQDQREHTWTLEKKKLPEEERKELEGAVRRQDQREHSWALQKRMHPAEERKELEGAVRRQDQREHSWALQKRMHPAEERKELEGAVRRQDQREHSWALEKSTHPEEERKELRIWMRRKQRERLTAYKKHRQSLRDRERKPFCGSSVEHFPNRKTESIWGSREEKEKLMLLNQYFRRTEEACQLANDFLTSRVTGPSSSQTCEGPFLYSPWLNSDPPLGHPFRPFNVSATDKKSPTSQTGSFPSQLRYSAESEYSYDLRRRLSLRRPVIFNPADQLSQVTRGGMLSNIKSQSKLYAASQSQAQQVGLRKKTEFNNSFSRGAALQRGNLKEHRQVKEPEVRKHSEFTRPKAVEDYTSVTGILHGEDGAVADGVSEMDWLDNLSDSAGSSLSRIDWTAIERMVAEEDG, encoded by the exons ATGGAGCTGAAGTTGGAGGTTGTTTTGTCATCTAGCATCAAACGGAAGAAACCGTGGCCGCGATTCTGCTGGCTTGGACAG GAAAAGGAGTCTGTTTTCCTGTTAGATGACAAACGGATCAGTGAGATCAACATGATGTCTGGTCGTACCAAGAAAAAGATGCCTAAACTACATCCTTTGCTCAGCAGTGTGGTGAAAATGACTTCTTCTCACAATG GGATGTGGCTGTGTGGACTTCTGGTGTCAGGAGAATTGTTTTTGTGGAACAGAGATAAAGATTTACTGAAGACTGCAACAGCAGTGCCAGAAGTAGTTCAGATAATCAACTCTGCTCAAG gaaATTCTCTAAAGTTGTGTCTTCAGGTTTCATGCGATGGGATGAGGGTTCTTCTGGCTGTCATTACTGGGCAGGTGTTCCTGTGGGAGTGCACAGAGGGGAGGGATTTTCCAGGCATGCGAGATGGCGCTGTCAAAGGGCGGTGGGCTCATTTACTGCCGCTTGAAGAAACCATTTTGCCGTCTTCAAATGATAAAGAAGCATCCCAGCACATCATCTTTGTAAAGACAGAG ATTATGGCTGACATTTGCTTATCAGCATTTGTTTTCACCTCTGGAAAGCAGCTTGTTGTCACTATTCTAAAAATTCAGTGGAGCCAAGGTCATATGAGCGTGGG TTCTGTTGGTTACAGTGTACAGTGGGCTAGTAAGACATATCCCATGTCTCATCTGTGCCCATCCTGCCAGTCAGTGAAGTCCAGAGGGGCCTTGGTGCCAGCGTTTTCTCCAGATGGACGCCTGTTGGCCATCGTACTGAACCAGAGGAAGCCAAAG GACACACAGGTCCTTTTTGTGAGCACACAGAATTTTGTTTCAATCTCAAGTGACCTGGGAGGATGTGGAAGTAAGAAGCTGGACATCCCATCAAAATATGTCAG GTCCTACTGGGTCAGCAGTGTCAGCTGGTCAGCAGAAGGCCTGTTCTTTGCCTGCGTCTTGAAAAGGGGATCCCTCTTGGTGTTGGCTCGCCTTGGCGGGCTTCTCACCCTGACGAGCTCTGGTTGCAATGTGGATTTTGGTCCTGCGCACTTCCTGCCCCTGCATCCGCTGGTCACTTACCG ACCACCGCTGCCTGCAGAGAATAGAGAAGCTTCTCTTTCCAGCTCCACTTTGTCTGTGCGTGACCTCCTGAGGCAGCGGTTTTCTGTCACCTGGCATCCGCGGCTTCCATATCTCATTGTGTCCGATGGCTACATGGCTACAGTTATGAAGGTGCAGGACAAACTTTCGCCTGCCCTGTTCCTGAAGGCACTTCTAAAAGAAACCTATGCAGATCTTGAGAAAACCAGCTGCAAATTAGAAAAATCCCAG GTTCATGTGAAGGTTTGGCTAGAGTCTGTGTCTTGGTTTAATTCAGAAAGCAGCCTTGAGGAGGTcagtgctgctgctacatgtcaGCCCAAAGCGTCAGACTCCACTAATTCAGCGGCAACAGATCCAACCAGGCTGCCGCTTTTCCTTCAGGACCAGCAGACACTGGGTGGCACCAAGGAGCTTCTTGAGAACATGCAG GATCTCTTTGAAGAAGACTCTGATTTAGAAGGTCTTACTGCTGGTTCTCATGGGCAGGAGGGAGGCCGTTTGGAGTTCGCCTCCATGTTTGACACTCTCCATGCTGTGGACACTCACAGTGAATTTGGAGTTGATTCAAATTACAAGAGACAACCAGCGAAGAAGAATCGTCTTTGCTCTGAGCTGGGGAAGATTCAGAGGAAGCTTCTCACTGCTTGGGCTTTTGCCATGTCAGTAGGAGATTCAGTTGAACACAGAGTTGCTCTTCTGAAGCATACACTTTGCTGCGTGGTTTGGTTTGCCGCTTTGCTCCACTTGGTccccccaaaagaaaaaaatagcccTGTTTTTGGAAGGTTGCTCCACCTCATAAAAGCTCTCCTTTCGTTCCTTTCTTGGGACGGCTCTTCCTCAGGTGGACAGCACTGCTTGGGACTGATGGTGGAGTTCAGTGAACGGATAGTGCGCCTTCTGCTGACCCCTCAGCCCGATGTCCGTCTGACTGGACACTCCCTTGTATCATCTCAAAGTTTGTCCAGAATAATGCAGATCTTACGCCTGATCTCAGATTCTCTTGACCAGACTTATATCTTGGAGCAGAAAACTTTCTGGTCTTCTGAGGAGGAGTTTTTATCTTCTCAGCTGCATCTGAGGTGTTCAGATGTTCACCATGTTCCTCTGCTGCAGAATGTGAATGCAGACCCATCTGCCTTTGAACATCAGGCATTACCAGTTCCTCAGCGGCCTTCAAGCAG ATTGTTGGGAGTATGGCAGCTTGTGTATGATGTAGCTCAGCGGTATGCAGAGGAGCTGAAGAGGTTTAAAGACTGTGATGGTTTGGAAGAAGAGGAGCAAAAGCTGTCTGTCATCACATCCCAGATCCAGACTGCTCTGCAGGCAACAGGAGAAAATCTGGAAGAGGGTAGATCACTGCTGAGTTACCAAG GTGAGCACCTTTTCCTCTGTGGCTTGTACTCTCAAAGTACCCAGATGTTACGGTTACAGATCTGTCAAGAGGCCAGTAAAG GCGGCAACCGTAGTGTCTTCCAGGAGACGCGCCTTTGTCTGGCGCTCCTGTATAGTCTGTTATCTCAGTACCAGCTCAGGGAAGCCCAGGAGTTTGGGGACCACATGGCCCAACTGATTTTGTTAAGAGCTGGAAACCGGACAGACAACTTCACTTGCATTTCAG ATCCTCTCCCTTGCCCCTGGTTGCCGATTGATCTTCCCAGTGATGCCGCCTGTGCAGTAATTCAGGCCCTCGGACGTTTCATGGCCGCTTACTTCACCAACCAGCCGCTCTTCATTCTGCCTGCTCATAATGTGGCTATCCTGCCTCCACTACACCTACCCCTCG CCTCGAGTATCGGCCGCTTGGTGTCCCTGTTCCAAGAAGAAGTGGCTAAAGCAGTTCGACAGCAACACCTGTCGGAGGTTTGGACGGTGGACTACGCTCAGGACTTGCTTCTGCTGGGGGGTCTCCTGCCTGAGGCTGTGTGGTTGGCGTCTCATCTGGGCGACTGGAAAACTGCAGTGACTCTAAGCTTGGCATATACCACTTAttgtgcaaaacattttgactttaatca GATCAGAAGGAGAGATTTTCTCCTGCCAGAAGAGTTACAGCCAGAAAGCATTTTTCAGTCTGAACTGAGGGATCTTCTTGGCAGCAAAACCAATTTACGAGAGTGGACAGATAAAGACGGGAATGACAGCTTTACAG ATCCGATGGAAGGAGAAGACTGGGAGGTTTTACAGGCTTCTGTGCACGAGATTCTGAAAGCTTCAGCCATGGCAGGAGTGAATgtcatgtcatttcctttgtCGACCTTGCTGGACAAGGTTAAAGACATGTGCTTGTTAATGCCTACATTGGTCCCCTATGAAGTGTACCTACCTTCACCACCTCTGTATTGCCCACAGCCTTCTCCAAACACACAG gacCAAATGTGTGAAACGGGGCCATTTGCTGAACTTGTTTGTCGTCACAAAGTCTCTGGAGTTCTCCAAAGATTACTCTTGCTTCTGAGATCTGCCCATTGTTGCCGTCCTGCTGCACAATGGTACATCAGTTGCCTGCGGCGTGCTAGACACATCCTGCACAAG ATCAAGAAGAAGTATTCCTACCCATCAGCTTCTCAGGAGGAGAAAACTTTTCCTGAGGGACTGATGAAGTTGATTAGCCGTTCTGGATTCTTCAGACGGGACTCTAATAAAGACCTGGACCCTGATACCATCCAAACAATCA TTTGTTTCAGAGAGCTATGCGCTTTATGCTGGATGCTTCATGTCAGGGATCAGCTCTCCCTTCACTGCAGGAAGTATCAGGCTGCCAGACAACGTGACGGAGAGGAAGCG ATCCCAGAGGATTCACCAGGAAATTCAGCCAATGTTACCGCTCTTCACTGGGCTTGTCGTCTTCTGCCTTTCTCTCACTTCCTCAGTGAAGAGGAGGTCCTTCAGGACATAATACTCAGTCTTCTGTCTGAGCTACCTCCTGTCTCCTTG GTGGCAGACACGCTGGTTCGAGCCTTTCCACAGGAGGAAGAGTCGGTCAGGGTGTCTTTAAGAGAGAAGTATAAGTTACTCCTGCAGAGACTTGGCCAGTGCAACCTTCTCG gaGAAGGGGGAGAAGACGGGGAAGAGTTGATGATGATTTTTATTCAAGATAGAAAAAGACACAGGAGGAAACATTTGGCGCGATTGCAGAGGCACTTGGCCCCGCCTGTGCTCCATCTGTGGGAGAAAGTAGAGGAACAGGAGGACAGAGGGGGGCGAACTGACACGGCCACATCAGGGCAGCTGTCCTTGGGGACAACTGTGGGCACCAGCACTGTGACCGAGTTTAACCAGCCAGTGTGCAGCGATGCAGACACAGCAGTGAATACATCTGAGAGAATCTCAACTAAACAGCACCGTGCAGCCGTGAGCAG CAAGAAAGATAGACAGAAGATGACATCTAAGACGGACAGTGTCCTTAAAGAAAACACCAATATaagtggagagagagaaaaggagcaGCTTTCTTTGCCAGCAGTCGGCTCCTGGGAGTTTGAGCTGGAAGACGAGGAGTATTTAAATTTCCTGGAGCTTTTCCTTGGCTACGTCCTAGAGAAGGACGCTGCTGGTGGGATGGACTGTGGCGACGAGATCCCTTTGCTGAAAGGTTTCTGCTCTCAACTACGGGAGAAGGAGTTGCATTCTCTAACATTTGATGTAGTCTCAAGTATACATCGTCGTCAAAGAGGCGGGCACCTTCTAGAGAGGAAACACTTGGGGAAGCCCCCATCGGTGTTCAGAGCAGGCTGTTGCTACAAACCTATGAAACAAGACGTGATGCTTGAACCGCAGACTTCTTCCGTTTGGAGTGAAACTCCCGTTTTCAGGAGCAGCCTTTCTGTCGAGCGGAGAACCGAGAAGCAGAAAGGTTTGTTTGGCCACTGGCAACAAAACGTCTCTTCAGCAAGACTAAAGGAAGCCAGTGTTGGCTCTGAAACCAGTTTTGTCCAGAATGCCTTGCTCACTGAAAACCCTTCCCCTGGCTTCTCATCATCTGTTGAAGTTGTGACTGACTTACAGCAGGGCTTGGATCCGGAGTTAGAGGCCCGTTTTCCAGAGCTGGGCAGGTTGCTCGAGTGGATGGTGCGTTGGGCCGATAGAAGGATACTATTGGGGCATCATGGTaacaagaagaaagacatgGCAGATGAACAAAATGATGGAGTTGTGATTCGTGTAAAAACCACAGCACCTGCTATCCTTACCTCTTTAAGTTTGTTGGAGCACAGGTATGCTGCTCAACCCCAAACTGAGTACTACACCTCCCACAGCCAAGTTCCGGAAATGCAATGGGCTTTTCCCCCTGTGCTGCTTTCGGGCGTTGAACGgaagacggagagagagagcagcATTGATACTGGTTACCCTGGATCCACCAACACTCCTATCACTGGTCCGGATCATAATCGGCAGCGAGGAGAGGCTACTCC ctctgtCTCAGATGAACAAAAGGAGCTGATGTTTCCGGCTGATGAGGTTCAGCTCAGCTTTGATTCTCGACAGAGAGAGCCACATTCCCCACAGCAGACCTTTGATGACTTGGATGTAACACCTGAAAGAGAAG ACAGAAGCGGAAACAGCAAGAGCGTCGAAGTGTTACTTTCTGATTCCATTCAGGATACCTCTAAAGATGTCTGCTCACCTGAAATG AGTTTAAAGCTTGAAGACCTCGACTACTCAGTGTCTGGTTCATCGTCCCA atATCCTCCTGTTAATTCAGAACCTGCTCCTTCAGCCATCCACCCTaaacctcctcctcctgcagaaTCTTCTGATTTGGGTGGCGTTCTGCTCCCCAACCCTGCTGCtgatcagccacaaatctccaCAGCTGGGGCGCCCCCTGCTGATTTTACAACGTCTACTCTGCCTTTGATAACTTCCACAATGAGACAGCGTCTGGGTGAAGACTTATTCAGATTAGTTCAG CATATCAACTACATGAGTCTGAACGAGGTTTTAGGAGCTACGTTTTCCAGTTTCCAGATGGCCCAGCAGAACTCCTTACAGCTTAATATGAATTTATCTTCTGCTACTAGAATAAACCCTGAGCCAAATGCTTTTCCAGTTCAAACTTCTTCCACCGCTGTGCCACAGACACAGACCTGTGTGCCAAAACCAGAATCTAATGAACCCCAGTTGAATCCGATTGGGTCGTATCATTTTGCAGCCCAGCCTGTCGTGCAAGGAACAGGACTTGGTCTGCATCACATCAACCAAAGCCAACACACCAGAACCAATAGT gAGATGCAGCCCCTCTCTGTCCAAGCAGAGTCACCACAAACTCAGCAAACGGGGAAGAGGAGACTGATCCCGTCTTCAGACGGTCTCCTGGCCACTACTGAAAGGAGTCACGCTGTTCAACACCAACCGTATGACAGCAGTGTACACACTGACTCTGCTGCACAGATGTCGGGTCTGAAGTTACTTAAGCTTCATCACTTTGCTATGGCAGAATACAGTGCCCGACACTATGCCGCTCAACATGCACAGGCTCCTCACAGGGCAAACCTTAAGTCCAATCAGCCCAAGGCCACACACTATGATCAATCCACTTGGAAAAAGAAAGGTGGAGAGCAAAGAAATGGGTTTTCTGTTCAAACTAAGCATCTCCTATTTAATCCTGCACACGATCCAACTCTGAGGAGCTCTCACTCGCTGATGGGGCCGACAGGACAGTTCTTTGGTCAAGCGTTCCCTCTACATCCTGCTGCTTTTCCGACTCAAAAACCTGCACCAATGCAGGGCCTTCGTCTGTTGCAGTTACGTGATACTCCGCCTAGCAGCTTTAACTTCCCTAAACTGATTACAGCAATACCTGCTGTTATTTCAACTCCAATGACAGAAGTTCCAATAATTAAGCTTTTACACATTGAGTCTGGACCCAAAATG GTGGCACCCCAGAATattccttcaaaacaaaaggttCGTCTTACGATGGAGTTGACTGCTACGAAAAAATTGAGACAGGATCAGCTGCAGATACCAAGACCAGATCACTCTGATGAAGGCATTAGAAATCTAACCAGCACCCCCTGCTTGAGTTCAGCTAAAAG GCAGaagagaagagaggaaaagCGAATGAACATAGAAGTCTCATTCCGTCCAAATGACTCCATCATCCCAACAAAAGAG GCAGCACAAGTCCTTGAAAGTGAAGATGCTACAGTTGCTGAAGAGATCAAACCTGCACAGGATGTGACAG GCTCCTCAGACCATTTGCTGACCGGTCAGAGATTATTAGACAAAGTTTTCTCCACTTCCGCTGAACTCCATGCCTTTGCTTCTACAAGGAAACGTCCTCCAGAGTGTCATGATGCTTTCACCAACACAGATCCAG CTGCTACTCCCACAGTTGAGAACAAATCTATTTCTGTCCAGACATCTACAATGACTAGCAGCCCAAAAA TGCAAAGTCCATGCAATTTCCCAGAAGCTCCTGTTCAAGTGGAGAACCAGCAGAAATCAGAGATGTGTCTG GATCTTGGTGGACGCCAGTTCATAAGTGTCTTGGATCTGGAAGATGTGAGGCAGTCTGAAGATTTGCTGCCATGTCCTGACTCAGAAGCAGCAGATATTTCTTCTTCACCAACTTCTGCTCAGCTCCATGTTCTTGCCACCTCTGTCATCAGctcagctgctgaagctgaggcACAATTCTCAGTTCCAGTCACAAACAATCTTCAGGAGCCCAGAACTACCGCAG AAGTCCTTGAGGTGTCTCCTTCATTCAGTTCCTCCCAGCCCGCTAGAGTTGCAGAGAGAATCATCTTACAAGATGATGCGTTGGAGGATTCATCTGCATCTGAAATCTGTCGAGTCATAAAGGCGCAGAGCCTCGTGCCTGACAGAGCTCCTTCAGCGCCTGCCACAGCCTGGTTCTCCTCCCGCCTGTCAGATATGGACTCTCAGTTGGCCGCTTTACAGAACATTGCAGATAATCTTGAGAAGGACTTTTCCAATTCAAGAATG cTGGTAAACACAATTGAAAAGCTCTCCTTAGACAGGGAGTCTGATCCAAAAGCCACCATGGGAGTAAAAAAAAGCGTCAGACTCTCTGTTCCACTCAAAG CTCCGGATCCAGACTCTTTACGTGCATTGAAGAAATGTGATGAGATCaaagaacaggaagaggaacTTGTGCTTCATGACGACTCCGGGAATTCTGCAATAAAACCGTCGCGTCACTATTCAACCTCTCCTTTCAGTCAGAGTAGTGGTCCATCCTATCTTCAAGCTCCAG gaaaaaaagagcactTCCATGAAACCTACGATATATCTAATGA AGGGGCAGATGGGACTCTGAGTCAGACTGGGTTATCCGACACTATGGAAATCTTAGACGACTTGGTCAAGGAAGGCTACTTATCTCCCTCTGACTGGGATTTGGATCGCTCTCAGACTTCACACCAGAACAg GAGGCAAGACCAGAGGGAACATACCTGGACATTAGAGAAAAAGAAGCTTcctgaggaggagaggaaggagctGGAAGGAGCCGTCAGGAGGCAGGACCAGCGGGAACATAGCTGGGCATTACAGAAAAGGATGCATCCTGcggaggagaggaaggagctGGAAGGAGCCGTCAGGAGGCAGGACCAGAGGGAACATAGCTGGGCATTACAGAAAAGGATGCATCCTGCGGAAGAGAGGAAGGAGCTGGAAGGAGCCGTCAGGAGGCAGGACCAGCGGGAACATAGCTGGGCATTAGAGAAAAGTACGCATcctgaggaggagaggaaggagctGAGGATTTGGATGAGACGGAAACAAAGGGAAAGATTGACTGCTTATAAAAAGCACAGACAGAGCCTGAGGGACAGGGAGCGTAAACCGTTCTGTGGCTCTTCAGTAGAG CattttccaaacagaaaaacagaaagcataTGGGGTAgcagagaggaaaaagaaaa GTTAATGCTTCTTAATCAGTACTTTCGAAGAACAGAAGAGGCCTGCCAGTTGGCCAATGACTTTCTCACTTCTCGTGTTACCGGGCCAAGTTCCTCCCAGACTTGTGAAGGTCCATTTCTCTACAGCCCCTGGTTGAATTCGGATCCACCTCTTGGCCACCCTTTTAG gcCTTTCAACGTATCAGCCACTGACAAAAAAAGTCCCACGTCTCAGACAGGAAGTTTCCCTTCTCAGTTACGTTATTCTGCAGAGAGTGAATATTCATATGATCTCCGCAGAAGACTGAGTCTTCGTCGACCAG TAATTTTTAATCCAGCGGACCAACTATCTCAGGTAACGAGGGGTGGTATGCTCAGCAACATCAAGAGCCAATCCAAACTCTACGCAGCCAGCCAGAGTCAGGCACAGCAAGTAGGATTACGGAAAAAAACTGAGTTCAACAACAGTTTCTCACGTGGAGCTGCTTTACAAAGAGGGAACCTGAAGGAACACAGACAAGTGAAGGAGCCTGAAGTGAGGAAGCATTCAGAATTTACCAGACCGAAGGCTGTGGAGGATTATACCTct GTGACTGGGATTTTACATGGGGAGGACGGAGCAGTCGCAGATGGCGTTTCAGAGATGGACTGGCTGGATAATCTCTCTGACAGCGCAGGAAGCAGCCTAAGCAGAATAGACTGGACTGCCATTGAAAGGATGGTGGCTGAAGAAGATggttaa